One window from the genome of Lentibacillus daqui encodes:
- the essB gene encoding type VII secretion protein EssB → MNEKTIEFDRLTLQFSIEEGIWQLALPKSQTRAKDIRQLAMMQQAPEDGFVPVQAEEEGDSFTFSFAVGQNNKHWEKVKQLRRNEKLRLLCNVSRLKKYLSTRITFFLHPDNLVFDDNLMPLIVYRGIRDIVPPFSMSEQDFLKQLKCLSIALISNKYSFDQLYNGALANAKETEFEKQVSGMDDLAELIAFLEESYQAEQKKTQRQMQVVPIKRFRLFKQLSIIMIIVAVLLAAPLAYFGFVTMPYQHKLLDAHDAYLASDYGEVISTLEKTNPEKLPKATKYILAYSYITVENLSDENKEAIMKNVSLKSDDNYLLYWIYNGLGDLETAMDKAKYIDDPQLIMHGMIQQIEEAQNDPDLNGSERDEKVNDLEDELDKYKEEYLENDDDEDEADSSAAAGVKEQAKEQAKKDKEDNNKKKAEDKKQDEDKKKDKQKKDEKDKKKD, encoded by the coding sequence ATGAACGAAAAAACGATTGAATTTGATCGGCTCACACTGCAATTTTCAATAGAAGAGGGTATCTGGCAATTAGCACTGCCTAAGTCGCAAACCCGGGCAAAGGATATCCGGCAGCTAGCAATGATGCAACAGGCTCCTGAGGATGGATTTGTACCGGTGCAGGCAGAGGAAGAAGGGGATTCCTTTACGTTTTCATTTGCGGTCGGCCAGAATAACAAACATTGGGAAAAGGTCAAACAGCTGCGACGTAATGAAAAATTACGGCTGCTGTGTAATGTATCCCGGCTCAAAAAATATTTGTCAACAAGAATTACCTTTTTCCTCCATCCGGATAACTTGGTGTTCGATGATAACCTGATGCCTTTGATTGTCTACCGGGGGATTCGTGATATTGTTCCACCTTTTTCGATGAGTGAACAAGATTTTCTCAAACAATTAAAATGCCTAAGTATCGCCCTTATTTCCAATAAATATAGTTTTGACCAGCTGTACAATGGGGCGCTTGCCAACGCTAAGGAAACAGAATTTGAAAAACAGGTTAGCGGTATGGATGATCTTGCCGAACTGATAGCATTTTTGGAAGAAAGCTATCAGGCAGAGCAAAAGAAAACCCAGCGGCAGATGCAAGTTGTCCCCATTAAACGATTTCGTCTGTTTAAACAATTATCGATTATCATGATCATAGTTGCGGTCCTGTTGGCGGCACCACTTGCCTACTTCGGGTTTGTTACCATGCCATACCAGCACAAATTATTGGATGCCCATGATGCATATCTGGCTTCCGATTATGGAGAAGTGATTTCGACGCTCGAGAAAACAAATCCGGAAAAACTGCCCAAAGCGACCAAATACATTTTAGCTTATTCCTATATTACGGTAGAAAATTTATCGGATGAAAATAAGGAAGCCATCATGAAAAATGTTAGCCTAAAAAGTGATGATAATTACTTGCTCTATTGGATTTACAATGGACTTGGAGATCTGGAAACGGCAATGGATAAAGCCAAATATATCGATGATCCACAGTTGATTATGCACGGGATGATCCAACAGATTGAAGAAGCACAAAATGATCCGGATTTAAATGGGTCTGAACGAGATGAGAAGGTCAATGATTTAGAAGATGAATTGGACAAATACAAAGAAGAATATCTGGAGAACGATGACGATGAGGATGAAGCGGATAGCTCCGCGGCTGCCGGGGTAAAGGAGCAGGCAAAAGAACAAGCAAAGAAAGATAAGGAAGACAACAACAAGAAAAAAGCAGAAGACAAGAAACAAGATGAAGATAAGAAGAAAGACAAGCAAAAGAAAGATGAAAAGGATAAGAAAAAAGACTAG
- a CDS encoding EsaB/YukD family protein has translation MLHDTHINVTIDFTSCGNGGIYDLRIPIQLSVKQLLLDVIDTLKLDKLDRSRCAVKVITKDLLLADDDMLIDFPIADGDILTVL, from the coding sequence ATGTTACATGATACACATATTAATGTGACCATCGATTTTACCAGTTGTGGAAATGGCGGCATATATGATTTACGGATTCCCATCCAATTATCCGTCAAACAATTGCTGTTGGATGTGATCGATACCTTGAAACTGGACAAGTTGGATCGTTCCCGCTGTGCCGTAAAAGTGATTACCAAAGATTTGCTCTTGGCAGACGATGATATGTTAATCGATTTTCCCATAGCCGATGGAGACATTCTAACTGTTTTATAA
- the essA gene encoding type VII secretion protein EssA, with amino-acid sequence MMNMLLRRTKLLFLCICCFLLMLPVTASAEDDSKNKGQIQWKIDRIIQGDNEGLERNTETEQEKRLPDLFKEETKNKITSKQKDQKESMEDLEHSLFTMDMEPDTTVKQVKQSLFTADYTAPKAEKHNDQEEESQSWFNNMLFIVLAGLACILFGGVFIMMRKLTD; translated from the coding sequence ATGATGAACATGTTGCTGAGGCGAACTAAGCTCCTTTTTCTGTGTATATGTTGTTTTCTGCTGATGTTGCCTGTTACCGCATCAGCAGAAGACGATTCAAAAAACAAGGGTCAAATACAATGGAAGATTGATCGGATTATTCAAGGAGACAACGAGGGGCTCGAACGGAATACCGAAACAGAACAGGAAAAAAGGTTGCCAGATTTATTTAAAGAAGAAACCAAGAATAAGATAACATCGAAGCAAAAGGACCAGAAGGAATCGATGGAAGACTTGGAGCATTCGCTATTTACGATGGATATGGAGCCGGATACAACAGTAAAACAGGTCAAGCAATCATTGTTTACGGCGGACTATACGGCCCCAAAAGCAGAGAAACATAACGATCAGGAAGAGGAAAGTCAATCATGGTTCAATAACATGCTGTTCATCGTGCTGGCAGGTCTTGCTTGTATATTGTTTGGCGGTGTCTTTATCATGATGCGGAAATTGACAGATTAG
- the esaA gene encoding type VII secretion protein EsaA, whose product MKKGYKQLALFLVLMLVLASGLSYLSLHHVTKKQDPQDVQTMSIALVNEDQGTMFNNYELNFGDAFVKGMDKNNDQDWYVVSRGVAENGLEENTYDMMIVIPNDFSKKALSIDSDSPEQVELNYKINASKNEDVKARAEKTASSVLNDFNRRIIDVYFASVIGHLQNAQDNIGGIIDKEAEYTYTYNNDIHDPLANYTNQFQTVKNSTKISKDSFSGFENTLDSFNNSLSDRVDSAQDYLSSINDTAQLHQANSALSMNFLDQLNQYQGQVNSADIEEQLNQLQAANQMISQQFQKRQDDSKRDMRSIVTDTRMLRARLQDALDTVNQAQKNVDQMLETDILDDKVGKKLSKIIGDAFNSENGDMSANKFFDYADNNTREYIETQISKLPTLDENVIEGSGLSQGTVTEIKNVLAITKKYKDEFGSVESDTDEDKILNVQALKDYLHKTGVTMTDSVILPENKKSESGQIFELHDIPDEFTVERLALQLPNQQEANYTDAYYQNHQIKLPANVKGKFNVKLTLRLKDPASDIDVYQLAKWSWSLHQKDITDADEPDEYTLTTMPNTPLVASMTEEKGNDNKGEDNSTQQPDASDNKTDEEQPDDKDTDEKNDDTDQPADKDNQDKDKDNQDKADTDDNEDNQPDDNEKESEQPGNPKDDNDTDAYKDKNEDQDENKEANKGDEGDKDDDEIEKVEVINNTIHHEVASPVIDEATKDLIHAVTNTIGPYQKLLASYETYFGIDLTCDNAGGPGACSTVGNNGKRLEDIASKSSLYYLFNKKDTDAVLADYVIGRIKAGVTEEVRQPLENLRNRITAYQAFVEKTDENAEQLAQKVSDTTDAAALMNESLGKTLESITNWREQSMDLVENHAEIQQNNDQEQTAVMSLGQQFQPLLMQSQALADQASGNLQSASRVYQTFDTIDDQASAIQDSGVALVNKAKDLSTNMTNKVLDDQEFADNFTGVLANSRIGDRQNEDLYDFLSNPVETKNQGIILAGDTFTPYFLVLICFIVALFTAYVISLNNQRRTAGDQFEHEQSLMGKNALITGITASIGIAEGLVIGLVSGYFLGINNGQLMMWTGLIILIMLAMLLVSSYLLRQIKMIGMFILLAMLSVYLLLTKALGSGLGGVDTLRMYSPLQYVETLMTKVTQGDDGYFMIMMVMIGVILVGALANLLVIHRSDKSKSKDDEHVAEAN is encoded by the coding sequence ATGAAAAAGGGATACAAACAGTTGGCATTGTTCCTGGTTTTAATGCTTGTCCTTGCTTCCGGATTGTCTTATTTATCGTTGCATCATGTGACGAAAAAGCAGGATCCGCAAGATGTACAGACCATGTCCATTGCTTTGGTAAATGAAGATCAAGGTACGATGTTTAATAACTACGAACTGAATTTTGGGGACGCGTTTGTTAAAGGTATGGACAAAAACAATGACCAGGATTGGTACGTTGTTAGCCGTGGTGTTGCGGAAAACGGGCTGGAAGAGAATACATACGATATGATGATTGTCATACCAAACGACTTTTCAAAAAAGGCATTATCGATCGATTCCGATTCACCTGAACAAGTCGAATTAAATTATAAGATTAATGCCTCCAAGAATGAGGATGTAAAAGCGCGGGCAGAAAAGACGGCCAGTTCTGTATTAAATGATTTTAACCGTCGCATTATTGATGTATATTTTGCCAGTGTGATTGGGCATCTGCAAAATGCGCAGGATAACATTGGCGGGATCATAGATAAGGAAGCGGAATATACATACACATACAACAATGACATCCATGATCCGCTCGCCAATTATACGAATCAGTTTCAAACAGTAAAAAACAGTACAAAAATCTCCAAAGATAGTTTCAGCGGATTTGAAAATACACTGGACTCCTTTAATAATAGTTTGTCAGACCGGGTAGATTCTGCTCAAGACTATTTATCTAGTATTAACGATACAGCACAATTACATCAGGCGAATAGTGCTCTATCGATGAATTTCCTTGATCAGTTAAATCAGTATCAAGGTCAGGTCAACAGTGCAGATATAGAAGAGCAGCTAAATCAATTGCAAGCTGCCAACCAAATGATTAGCCAGCAGTTTCAAAAACGACAAGATGATTCAAAACGTGATATGAGAAGTATTGTGACCGATACAAGGATGTTGCGGGCGCGTCTTCAGGATGCACTGGACACGGTCAATCAAGCACAGAAAAATGTCGATCAGATGCTGGAAACCGATATTCTTGATGATAAAGTGGGAAAAAAACTGTCGAAAATTATCGGGGACGCATTTAACAGTGAAAATGGCGATATGAGTGCCAATAAGTTTTTTGATTACGCGGATAACAACACTCGGGAATATATTGAAACACAAATTTCCAAGCTGCCTACCCTGGATGAAAATGTGATTGAGGGGTCGGGTCTTTCCCAAGGTACAGTTACCGAAATTAAAAACGTTTTGGCGATAACGAAGAAATATAAGGATGAGTTCGGCTCGGTAGAATCAGATACCGATGAAGACAAGATTTTAAATGTACAGGCATTGAAAGATTACTTGCACAAGACTGGGGTAACCATGACAGATTCCGTCATTCTTCCCGAGAACAAAAAGTCTGAGTCTGGGCAAATATTTGAGTTGCATGATATCCCTGATGAATTTACGGTCGAACGGTTAGCTTTACAGCTGCCAAATCAGCAAGAGGCCAACTATACCGATGCCTATTATCAAAATCATCAGATCAAATTGCCTGCAAATGTTAAAGGCAAGTTCAACGTTAAATTAACACTGCGGCTGAAGGATCCTGCCAGTGATATTGATGTCTACCAGCTGGCAAAATGGAGCTGGAGTCTGCATCAAAAGGACATTACCGATGCTGATGAGCCGGATGAATATACTTTAACAACTATGCCCAATACCCCGCTGGTTGCCAGTATGACGGAAGAAAAGGGCAACGACAACAAGGGAGAAGACAACAGTACCCAGCAACCAGATGCATCTGATAATAAAACGGATGAGGAACAACCAGATGACAAGGATACGGACGAAAAAAACGATGACACTGATCAACCAGCTGACAAGGATAATCAAGATAAAGACAAGGATAATCAAGATAAAGCAGACACAGATGATAATGAGGATAACCAGCCGGATGACAACGAAAAGGAATCTGAACAGCCGGGAAATCCTAAAGACGACAATGATACGGATGCCTATAAAGACAAAAATGAAGATCAAGACGAGAATAAGGAAGCGAACAAGGGAGATGAAGGTGATAAAGATGACGATGAGATTGAAAAAGTGGAAGTCATCAACAACACTATCCACCATGAAGTCGCATCACCTGTCATTGATGAAGCAACAAAGGATTTGATTCATGCAGTAACCAATACAATCGGTCCATACCAAAAATTGCTCGCTTCCTATGAGACCTATTTCGGGATTGATTTAACTTGTGACAACGCTGGTGGTCCTGGCGCGTGTTCTACGGTGGGGAATAATGGCAAAAGGTTGGAGGATATTGCTTCCAAGTCATCACTCTACTATCTGTTTAATAAAAAGGACACGGACGCAGTATTAGCTGATTATGTAATTGGTCGAATCAAAGCAGGTGTTACCGAGGAAGTTCGACAGCCACTGGAAAATTTACGGAATCGAATAACCGCGTATCAGGCATTTGTCGAAAAAACCGATGAAAATGCCGAACAGCTGGCCCAAAAAGTTTCCGATACAACGGATGCCGCCGCTTTGATGAATGAAAGCCTTGGAAAAACACTGGAGAGCATTACCAATTGGCGCGAACAAAGTATGGATCTGGTAGAAAATCATGCAGAAATTCAGCAAAACAATGATCAGGAACAAACTGCAGTGATGTCACTGGGCCAACAGTTTCAGCCATTATTAATGCAAAGTCAGGCCCTTGCCGATCAAGCGAGCGGGAATCTGCAATCGGCTTCCCGTGTGTATCAGACTTTTGATACGATCGATGACCAGGCAAGCGCCATTCAGGATAGCGGCGTTGCATTGGTGAATAAAGCGAAAGATCTTTCGACAAATATGACCAACAAAGTTTTGGATGACCAGGAATTTGCGGACAATTTTACGGGTGTGCTTGCCAACAGTCGAATTGGTGACCGGCAAAATGAGGATCTGTATGATTTCCTTTCCAACCCGGTAGAAACAAAAAATCAAGGAATTATTCTTGCCGGTGATACATTCACGCCATATTTCCTTGTGTTGATTTGTTTTATTGTCGCATTGTTTACAGCATATGTAATTTCCCTGAACAACCAGCGACGAACGGCAGGAGATCAGTTCGAACACGAGCAATCATTAATGGGCAAAAATGCGTTGATAACCGGAATCACCGCCAGTATTGGTATCGCCGAGGGATTAGTCATTGGACTCGTTTCCGGATACTTCCTGGGAATCAATAACGGGCAATTGATGATGTGGACCGGGTTAATAATCCTAATCATGCTCGCCATGCTGCTAGTGTCATCATACTTGCTGCGACAAATAAAAATGATTGGAATGTTTATCCTGCTTGCGATGTTAAGTGTCTATTTACTCTTAACCAAAGCATTGGGATCCGGACTCGGTGGTGTCGATACATTGCGAATGTATTCTCCTTTACAATATGTTGAAACCTTAATGACCAAGGTGACACAGGGGGACGATGGTTATTTCATGATAATGATGGTCATGATTGGGGTCATCCTGGTCGGTGCACTGGCTAATTTACTTGTCATACATCGCTCTGATAAAAGTAAATCGAAGGATGATGAACATGTTGCTGAGGCGAACTAA
- a CDS encoding WXG100 family type VII secretion target, producing MAGQIRMTPDELQAKAQRYGQGSDKIDEVLNDLSNLQEELRGEWEGRAFERFDDQFNELRPKVKDFAQLMQEIQVQLQKTAEAVAEQDEALSQNFGLR from the coding sequence ATGGCAGGACAAATTCGTATGACACCAGATGAACTGCAGGCGAAGGCACAACGCTATGGCCAAGGTTCAGACAAAATTGATGAAGTCTTGAATGATCTGTCTAATTTACAAGAAGAATTAAGAGGCGAGTGGGAAGGACGTGCCTTTGAACGTTTCGATGATCAATTCAATGAATTGCGTCCAAAAGTAAAAGATTTCGCACAGCTAATGCAGGAAATTCAAGTTCAATTACAAAAAACTGCTGAAGCGGTTGCTGAACAAGACGAAGCATTATCACAAAACTTTGGCCTTCGCTAA
- a CDS encoding thymidine kinase has product MYVMNQTGWVEVICGSMFSGKSEELIRRVRRATYGNLSVRVFKPAIDDRYAGDAIVSHNGTSTIARPINHSKEIMENIDKHTDVVGIDEAQFFDDNIVAVVDELANKGIWVIVAGLDTDFRGEPFEPMPKLMALSETVTKLNAICPICGSPASRTQRLIDGKPASYDDPVILVGASETYEPRCRHHHEVPNKPGNQIENSFTKIVK; this is encoded by the coding sequence ATGTATGTAATGAACCAAACTGGCTGGGTGGAGGTTATTTGCGGCAGCATGTTTTCCGGTAAATCAGAAGAACTGATTCGTCGAGTTCGTCGGGCAACATATGGCAATTTATCCGTCCGGGTATTTAAACCGGCTATCGATGACCGCTATGCTGGAGACGCGATCGTGTCACACAATGGTACTTCAACCATTGCCCGTCCAATTAATCACTCCAAGGAAATCATGGAAAACATCGATAAACACACCGATGTTGTCGGGATTGATGAAGCACAGTTTTTTGATGATAATATTGTTGCTGTTGTTGATGAACTTGCCAATAAAGGAATCTGGGTGATCGTAGCCGGCTTGGATACTGATTTTCGTGGGGAACCATTTGAGCCGATGCCAAAATTAATGGCCCTAAGTGAAACAGTCACCAAGCTGAACGCCATTTGTCCCATTTGTGGCTCGCCAGCAAGCAGAACCCAGCGACTGATTGATGGAAAGCCAGCCTCCTATGATGATCCGGTCATCTTGGTTGGCGCTTCGGAAACGTACGAGCCACGCTGCCGGCACCATCATGAGGTTCCCAATAAACCCGGCAATCAAATAGAGAATAGCTTTACCAAGATTGTAAAATGA
- a CDS encoding type B 50S ribosomal protein L31 yields the protein MKKDIHPEYRKVVFLDTSSDFKFLSGSTQNSDETIEWEDGNTYPLIRVEISSASHPFYTGKQKADKVGGRVDRFKKKYNMK from the coding sequence ATGAAAAAAGACATTCATCCAGAGTACCGTAAAGTTGTATTTCTTGATACAAGCTCGGATTTTAAATTCTTGAGTGGTTCTACTCAAAACTCTGACGAAACAATCGAATGGGAAGATGGCAACACATATCCATTAATCCGTGTTGAAATCTCATCTGCTTCACACCCATTCTACACGGGCAAACAAAAAGCAGATAAAGTCGGCGGCCGTGTAGACCGATTTAAGAAAAAATATAATATGAAATAA
- the rho gene encoding transcription termination factor Rho, protein MDTLTISHLETLTLKDIYALAKEYKVSYYAKLTKKELIFAILKAQAEKDGYLFMDGILEIIPSEGFGFLRPINYSPSAEDIYISASQIRRFDLRNGDKVSGKVRPPKENERYYGLLHVDAVNDENPDSAKERVHFPALTALYPDRLMNLETDTRKISTRIIDLMTPVGFGQRGLIVAPPKAGKTMLLKEIANSISKNHPHAKLIILLVDERPEEVTDIERSVYPDVDVVSSTFDEVPESHIKVSELVLERAMRLVEHKRDVIVLMDSITRLARAYNLVIPPSGRTLSGGIDPAAFHRPKRFFGAARNIEEGGSFTILATALVDTGSRMDDVIYEEFKGTGNMELHLDRNLAERRIFPAIDILRSGTRKEELLVDKGHLDKIWAIRKTMQDSNDFLDRFMKRLRASKSNEEFLQQLDEDMKRRGTKR, encoded by the coding sequence ATGGACACATTAACAATATCGCATTTAGAAACCCTTACACTGAAGGATATTTATGCTTTAGCAAAGGAGTATAAGGTTTCTTATTATGCGAAACTAACGAAAAAAGAATTGATTTTTGCGATTTTAAAAGCGCAGGCGGAAAAAGACGGATATTTATTTATGGACGGTATTTTAGAAATTATCCCATCAGAAGGATTTGGCTTCCTGCGTCCGATCAATTATTCTCCTAGTGCCGAGGATATTTATATTTCCGCGTCACAGATAAGAAGGTTTGATCTTCGCAATGGGGACAAGGTTTCCGGAAAGGTTCGACCACCAAAGGAAAATGAACGATATTACGGATTATTGCATGTCGATGCCGTAAATGATGAAAATCCTGATTCAGCAAAAGAACGTGTGCACTTTCCGGCGTTAACTGCATTGTATCCGGATCGGTTAATGAATTTGGAAACAGATACGCGAAAAATCTCCACCCGGATTATTGATTTGATGACACCAGTTGGATTTGGACAACGCGGACTAATTGTTGCACCGCCAAAAGCGGGGAAAACGATGTTGTTGAAGGAAATTGCCAATAGCATTTCGAAAAATCACCCACATGCTAAACTGATTATTTTACTAGTGGACGAGCGTCCTGAGGAAGTTACCGATATTGAACGTTCCGTATATCCTGATGTTGACGTGGTCAGCTCTACATTTGATGAAGTACCAGAGAGTCATATCAAAGTATCTGAACTTGTTCTGGAACGTGCGATGCGACTGGTCGAGCATAAACGGGATGTCATCGTGTTAATGGACAGTATTACCAGATTGGCAAGAGCATATAATTTGGTGATTCCCCCAAGTGGCCGGACCCTTTCCGGTGGTATTGACCCGGCAGCATTTCACCGTCCAAAGCGTTTCTTTGGAGCAGCAAGAAATATTGAAGAGGGTGGCAGTTTTACTATATTGGCCACGGCACTGGTAGATACCGGCTCCAGGATGGACGATGTGATTTATGAGGAATTTAAAGGAACAGGAAATATGGAACTGCATTTGGATCGCAACCTGGCAGAACGGCGTATTTTCCCGGCAATTGATATTTTACGTTCTGGAACCCGAAAAGAAGAACTGCTGGTTGACAAAGGCCATTTGGACAAAATCTGGGCTATTCGCAAAACAATGCAGGATTCCAATGACTTCCTTGACCGTTTCATGAAACGATTACGTGCATCAAAAAGCAATGAAGAATTTCTTCAGCAGCTTGATGAGGATATGAAACGCCGTGGAACAAAACGTTAA
- a CDS encoding UDP-N-acetylglucosamine 1-carboxyvinyltransferase — translation MQKMLVEGGHRLNGKVRISGAKNSAVALLPAAILADSEVTIEGLPKISDVYNLGELLKEIGGEVSWDNQTIHIKPEHMISMPLPNGKVKKLRASYYFMGAMLGKFKQAVIGLPGGCHLGPRPIDQHIKGFEALGAKVTNEQGAIYLRAEELRGARIYLDVVSVGATINIMLAAVKAKGKTVIENAAKEPEIIDVATLLTNMGAKIKGVGTDVIRIEGVPSLHGCRHTIIPDRIEAGTYAIAAAAVGDEVIIDNVISQHLESLLAKLREMGVTVEEGEEQLLIASKQPLKSVDIKTLVYPGFPTDLQQPITTLLTKAVNTGVVTDTIYSARLKHIDELRRMNAVIKVEGGSAIVSGPVQLESARVKATDLRAGAALIIAGLMAEGITEITGLEHIDRGYQRITEKLTNLGANVWREEMSAQEIEQFQNS, via the coding sequence TTGCAAAAAATGTTAGTCGAGGGCGGTCATCGGTTAAATGGCAAGGTGCGGATAAGCGGTGCAAAAAATAGCGCTGTAGCACTGTTGCCGGCCGCAATATTAGCTGATTCCGAAGTAACAATTGAAGGACTACCGAAGATTTCTGATGTTTACAATCTTGGTGAACTGCTCAAAGAAATTGGCGGTGAGGTATCATGGGATAACCAAACGATACATATTAAGCCTGAACATATGATATCCATGCCATTGCCCAATGGAAAAGTGAAGAAACTCAGGGCATCTTACTATTTTATGGGAGCCATGCTGGGTAAATTTAAACAGGCTGTAATCGGTCTTCCGGGTGGCTGTCATTTAGGTCCAAGACCAATTGATCAACATATTAAGGGGTTTGAGGCATTAGGTGCCAAAGTAACGAATGAACAGGGTGCCATCTATTTACGTGCTGAGGAATTAAGAGGGGCAAGAATTTATTTGGATGTTGTCAGTGTTGGGGCAACGATTAATATTATGCTTGCCGCAGTGAAGGCTAAAGGAAAAACGGTGATTGAAAACGCTGCAAAGGAACCGGAAATTATTGATGTAGCAACACTGTTGACGAACATGGGAGCCAAAATCAAAGGGGTAGGTACCGATGTCATCCGGATTGAAGGTGTTCCATCATTGCATGGCTGCCGGCATACGATTATCCCTGACCGTATTGAGGCAGGCACATATGCGATAGCTGCCGCGGCAGTTGGTGATGAGGTTATTATTGACAATGTCATTTCCCAACACTTGGAATCCTTACTTGCCAAACTGCGGGAAATGGGTGTGACTGTAGAAGAAGGGGAAGAACAGTTGCTGATAGCGTCCAAGCAGCCGTTGAAAAGTGTGGACATCAAAACGCTTGTATACCCTGGTTTTCCAACCGATCTGCAACAGCCGATTACCACATTATTGACAAAGGCCGTCAATACAGGGGTTGTAACTGATACAATTTATTCAGCCAGGCTAAAACATATAGATGAACTAAGGCGGATGAATGCGGTAATAAAAGTAGAAGGTGGATCGGCTATTGTTTCCGGTCCGGTACAATTGGAAAGTGCACGGGTAAAGGCAACTGATTTACGTGCTGGTGCCGCGCTGATTATAGCTGGTTTAATGGCCGAGGGGATCACCGAAATAACGGGTCTGGAGCACATTGACCGGGGATACCAGAGAATAACAGAAAAATTAACTAACTTAGGGGCAAATGTATGGCGCGAAGAAATGAGCGCCCAGGAAATAGAACAGTTTCAGAATTCGTAA
- the fsa gene encoding fructose-6-phosphate aldolase, translated as MKFFVDTANIEEIREANALGILAGVTTNPSLVAKEGVSFHDRLREITAEVSGSVSAEVISEDAEGMIKEGKELAAIAPNITVKVPMTLEGLKAVKAFSDLNIKTNVTLIFNANQALLAARAGASYVSPFLGRLDDIGQQGMDLVATIAEIFDRHGIATEIIAASIRHPMHVTDAALNGAHIATIPFKVLSQLVKHPLTDQGIQKFLDDWKNAK; from the coding sequence GTGAAATTTTTTGTTGATACAGCCAACATTGAAGAAATTCGTGAGGCAAATGCGCTCGGCATCCTGGCAGGTGTTACAACAAACCCAAGTCTGGTTGCGAAAGAAGGTGTTTCGTTCCATGACCGTCTCAGGGAAATTACTGCAGAGGTTTCCGGTTCGGTAAGTGCTGAAGTTATTTCTGAGGATGCAGAAGGTATGATTAAAGAAGGGAAAGAACTGGCTGCGATCGCTCCAAATATTACGGTTAAGGTACCAATGACTTTGGAAGGTTTAAAAGCGGTCAAAGCATTTAGCGACTTGAATATTAAAACGAATGTAACCTTGATTTTTAATGCTAATCAGGCTTTGCTGGCGGCACGTGCCGGGGCTAGCTATGTTTCACCTTTCCTTGGCCGTTTGGATGATATTGGCCAGCAAGGGATGGATTTAGTGGCCACAATCGCGGAAATTTTCGATCGCCATGGCATTGCAACCGAAATTATTGCTGCATCAATCAGACACCCCATGCATGTGACAGACGCAGCGCTAAACGGTGCACATATCGCCACCATTCCATTCAAAGTATTATCACAGTTAGTTAAACATCCATTAACCGATCAAGGTATCCAAAAATTCCTTGATGACTGGAAAAATGCAAAATAA
- a CDS encoding response regulator — translation MQKSILVVDDQPGIRLLLVEVLKNEGYRVATAETGKEALDQLFQKTFDLLMLDYKLPVIDGSEVIRRLKQENISVPAIIMSGLAEEVTKKFADYPNVKEVISKPFNITDICSITNGIIGQGK, via the coding sequence ATGCAGAAATCGATATTAGTTGTTGATGATCAACCTGGTATACGATTATTATTAGTGGAAGTTTTAAAAAATGAGGGTTATCGTGTTGCGACGGCAGAAACAGGGAAGGAAGCACTGGATCAATTATTTCAAAAAACATTTGATTTGCTTATGCTTGATTACAAATTGCCTGTGATCGATGGTTCGGAAGTGATTAGACGTCTCAAACAGGAAAACATAAGCGTTCCAGCAATTATTATGAGCGGTCTTGCAGAAGAGGTAACCAAAAAGTTTGCGGATTATCCGAATGTTAAAGAAGTTATTTCCAAGCCATTTAACATCACTGATATTTGTTCTATCACCAATGGTATTATTGGGCAAGGGAAATAA